DNA sequence from the Juglans microcarpa x Juglans regia isolate MS1-56 chromosome 5S, Jm3101_v1.0, whole genome shotgun sequence genome:
tattttatatgttttattttttaatttgagaaaCGAATACTACTAGCTAGTACTATATGAGATAATGACCATATAACTACAGTGCTTCTATCAATTGGGAGACAAACAATGAATGATATCATAAAATCAACATGTTTGAATAACTTAAAAGAGTTtggtttatttttctcatttaaaaaagagagagagagagagagagagagagagagagagattggtttataaagtaaatatacaaTCAACTAAGTGGCTAGATTGCTACATATCcgaaagaagggaaaaaaaaaaagagagtgagaatAATGCAGATATCGAGATCAAAAGAGTCATGAGTTGGCGGTGAGAGCGTCGAGGGAGCAGCTGAGCTCCTCCCTCTTCCCGCTTCCGGAGTAAGAGTTTCATGTGGAGTCCATATTTTTTACGTTTTAACTCTATGTTTGAAATGCTAATTCTAACCTAAACTTGGTTCCATACCATCAGAGTCAAAAATTTGTTGTTAGGAGACAACAGCAAAACAGagaaagaacaaacaaaaaataacaaaaacaacagTACCCAAGCCTGCAAATTACAAGGGgggaattaaataaatactaacaCTATAAATGAACGATCCCATGATCACCAATCGATTTTTTCCTATCGAACTTTCAAATGAACGTTAAGTCAAACCGGCCAACATAGTACCCTATATTGGAAAATCCCGAAAACTAGTCCCAAGTACCCTAAGATAACACAACTCCAAATGTATGTATCTCAACCCTTGATGCTCAAATGGAACATCTTGCTAAGAATGTCGAACGTCATCTCGATAGGAGGTAGCATGAGTTTCGAGGTTACAAATATGGGAGATACTGTAccattataaaaatacacacatatatatatattggaaaattctatatatatactatttcattCTCATCATCTTCCTATGATGAGGTGGCGTTACGTATCCGTTAAccttggatttatttttttcgaaaagttaaaaaatgatccaatggcaatgaaaaatttcatatttaaaaattaagatgaaaatgagataagaatgtaatatatagcattactcgtaTGCATATGTAGTAGTCTTAAAATTTAAGTTTGACCCCATTAAAACTAGGGTATGCCTAAACATTTAACCTAATTAATCTCACTTACTAGTTACAAAATAATGCATGGTccattcaaataataaaaaaaaaaaaaggttgaataTATGGATAGATTGCTTACCAAGTGAATGTcaaataaattacttttaatgtATGATATGATTGGACCGCCAATTTGACAACACTACGTGCCGATGACTCAACCctatttttccacaaaaaaaaCAACCCTACGGCTTGGAAAACATAGCAATAGCCGATCGTTTTCATGAGTAACAGATCGATAGTGTGTATCGTTGTTTAGGCTGACTAATTTGGATTCGTTGTGTGAGTGATGGGGAGAGAGACCAGGTATAGCTCCAACTgctgctgattttttttttccctttttttctttttttttttttttttttttttgggtgatgGAAACTTCTTTCAGCTATTAAAGAGAGGTTGGAACTTTGATGATTGAGATTAGAGAGAAAGGCTGTCTTTTGACTTCTGTTAACTCTCAATAAATATGTCCCCAGTTCCCATAACCCAAGTATTGTGAAGAAACATGTAGCATCACCCATTTTGAAAGCCCCACTTGAATCACAGCATAGgtatctgagagagagagagagagagagagagagagagagagagagagagagagagagagagagagtactcaTACATTAATACAGAGAGAGGAGATGGGAAGGGCTCCTTGTTGCGACAAGTCGAATGTGAAAAGAGGGCCATGGTCACCTGAAGAAGATGCAAAGCTGAAAGAGTACATAGAAAAATATGGGACTGGACGGAATTGGATTTCTCTTCCTCAGAAAGCTGGTAAGaaactttttttccttcctttttttgtttgctctttttatttttgggctttATAGAAAGCTGGCAAGATATTAATTCCAAGAGAAATGTCACCCTCTTCTTTATATTGATTAGAGAATGTAGGGAGTATCtcttactcttttatttttggtcatCACCAATGGCTTGACCCCATCAGGTCTTAAGAGGTGTGGGAAAAGCTGCAGATTAAGATGGCTAAACTATCTCAGACCCAACATTAAACACGGTGACTTTTCTGATGATGAAGATAGGATAATTTGCAGCCTCTTTGCTACAATCGGAAGCAGGTAATCTTAGTTGTTTCCGATTACTGTCCTTTTTTTTCGTATTTACTTCGTAATTTTTTTATCTGGGGCTAGCTTAGATTTGGTTTTCTTTTATAACGATGAAGATTATGTTAATTGTTCTATTCTTGGGAAGTTAGAGGAAAGGAGATCACTTGTTCAGAGAATTTACTGTCtcaaaaagatatatttttctGTTCTTCTGTCTTCGTTTGAAATTGAGGGGAGGGATAATTGCTATCCATGCATGCCAAGTTTAGATCAGATAGATGCTCAGGTACATTTCTTCTCATGGAACTTCACAACTGATCCAAAATGCAGGTGGTCAATAATAGCAGCTCAGTTGCCAGGCAGAACTGATAACGATATTAAGAACTACTGGAACACCAAGCTGAAGAAGAAACTGGTGGGTATGTTACCTCAAGCCCAGAGGATAAATCTCCATTCAACTTTGCTTCAAATTTCAACATCCTCAATATCATCATCTGCAACACCTTCAATATCATACAAAGGCAGCAACAGTAGTACTAGTTACTACACTCCAACCACTGCTTTTACAGAAATAGAACCCTTTTCATTCACCTCAAGCTCTTTGAGGGACAATTATTCCAGTTATGCAGCCCCATTTCTTCAAGACCAAGAAAGCTATGTAGTTCAGCAGCAAAATTACCTTGTAAAAGATATTCAGCGAAGCTTTGGAAGTGAAGCTAGCTGCAGCTCTTCTGATAGAAGCTCCAATAATCTCATCAGCCATAGCAAAGAAGGAGACTTTGAATATGGTGGTGGCATCACAGGAGTTGGAGCAGTTGAAACTTGTGGTGAAGGACAAGTGCTGGATCTAAAGAACTGCTTTTTCAATGGGGCCCAAGGAAACCAGAGCTCTCTCTTGACTTCTAATGGTGGTGATAATGTTAACGATTGGATGGAAAAGCAAAATGGTATGTGGGAAGAAACCCCATTAGACTACGGCCTTGAAGAAATTAAGCAGTTGATTAGCTCTACTGGTGGCAACAGCGTCTTGTTTGATGAACACGAGACCCAGGAAAAGATGTTGTACTAGTACTACTGATGCTGGCTGtgggtaaaataaaaaagatttgcaAAGAAAGGATGGGATGATTGAAGATTCAACTTAGCAAACAGATTAAAGATTGGcttaggaaagaaaaaaaaaaaaaatttgaaagagtcAAATTTGGACTCGTGTTTGTGGGAATTTGTTGATGTTCTTGATGGAAACACTCTTTATTGACAGTACAGGTAAAAGTTGTGCATTTCTTTCTGTGAAAAGATGCATATGTTAGTACGCTTGCACCTGTTTGGGTAAAAGTTTCATGGAAACTAGACAAGCATTATGTTTCATGAATTCAACTGTAAAGCAACATGCAGTCACTTGAGTTACTTTTCTTTCCCTTTaccacttcaattttttttttttttttttttttttttttttttgcctgcATTTGGAACCTTTCCCtataagatttataaatttgaacTCGAATCTTGACAAGTTTTTGTCGGTATTGCCTTGTAACAGTAAAAAAATAGCTCGATCTTAATCTTAAtcttaatctatatataaacagTACAGCACTATTACACAAAGAAAAAAGTAGGCATTAGAACATTAATATGGACATCTTGTTGGGTTGATCCATTTGATGTTGATCTTTATTATAGAATTACCAAGCGGGCACATGTAACCtgatttattactttttcagtaGTACAGAATATGGCATTTGAGGTGGAGAAAATTTGGTCAAAGccaattaaaagttaaaaccctGATATACAGACCCACAAACAAATTTGAACAAGTGGATATGGACAATAGATTATCCGATTTGTGTCACACCCCGCTCCTTAGGTTTAAgtataaaatcacttttaaaaattttcggAAAAACCAGAATGCTACTActgaaattaatttaaaaatatttttttttattattctaaaagAAGTGTCAGGTATAAAAATTCTTtataacacaatcattttttattaaaaatacggAAATCATAAAAGAGAGTATACGGAAGTATTTattaagatttcttgaaatctatGCAATTCGAGTGGATAACTGCCCAAATTCACCCAGATTTCCAATTCTAGACTcgaccagaaaaaaaaaaaaaaaaatggggtccCGATGCACACCCTTTTGCAGCTCCAACCACAGCAAGAgtaagatttttcataattttagcATGCATCTATAAAGTAATTATCAGAATTAACCACATGTCTATGGAAGGAATTTGGTGACTAGATTCCTTTGCACTGGAATTAGTTATTAACTAGTTGctggcaaaaaagaaaaagaaaaaagagaaaaaaaaaaagacagcatATCATCATTCATTGTCTgactttttataagtaatactgCATGTAGTTTTAAGGTGTATAAACTCCTCGTACtgcctttaaaaaattatgagatgtattgttaataatttttccatGTATGTCtcaaatttaaatacatttttttaagggAGTAAGCGATGTTTGCACACTCTAtcactgcaaatattatttttttaatacatgattaaaaaaaaaacatttgattATCCTTAGATACGAACTTTAGCTAGATTACAAAATGAAGTATTAAAAACAAATCCAACTTGGGGAacaaagttttatatattaattaaagacaagtgattaaaaaaaaaaatcatatagagagagaaagctcGTGGGTAAGCATGCAGTCCAAGGGCTCCAGAAAATAGTTATGGTCCCAACTCCAAAGATAATGAATTGATATCCTTGGTTGATGAATGCTGATGGGTCATAtggtttaaatatatgaaaattaataaaattaggaaaaataaaaaggatggAGCTGCATGCGTTGACGAGTAAACGCATTGACCTGACGGCCTCTTCACTATTTTGTTTGCttctgatattttaaattagactAATGGGGTTTGCCAgctatattgttaatttatttggGCGTTTTATGCTCGATCAAGAttattataaaacatattttatattttatttcttgaagcTACGTACGTACGGGGTATAGATTTTCTGGGAGTACTGTCTTTTCCAGAGAGAGTATACAGTATGTAGCGAGTATAGATCGATCCGAGGGTACCAAAAAGTCGTGGCATCTATCCGGAGCTGATCATATATCTTTGTGTAACAATGGAAATGTAAGGAAAGGGGAAATTATCGCTCCGAGGGTGAGGAGACTATAGGGATAGaagagaatgaaatatttctaattaatattttgcatAAAGAAAACCACTACATGGTTATCGTTCCCTTATCAGGGATATGCCTAACAAACTATTACCAGTGAATATGATATTAATGTTAACCTAATCATCATATATAATCATGTGCACCTTAGTTATCATGTACCTTAGTTTTATTCCTTTATTTCGTGTATTTCATTCATTTGTGCAATTTTCAGATAATACAAGTCTTCTAGAATTTTTCCTCTATCATGGTATCAGGtgtaaccctaaccctaactcaGTGAAGGTTCACTATGCCCATCgatgattcttcttcttcttcttttgccgTTCCACACCATTCTCATGAGAATAATATCCTTACTTTCTTCATGGTGGTGATCATTCTGGAGCTGTTCTTGTCTCCCAATCACTGACTAGAGCTAACTATCTCCCATGGAATTGATCCATGTCTCTATCTTTCATCGCCAAAAACAAACTTTGTTTTGTTGATGGTGCTCTGCCAATGCCTTCTAAAACAGATCCAATGCATCACATGTGGATCTGATGTAATACAGTTGTTTTGTCATGGTTACTCAATGCTTTGTCAAAGGAAATCGCTTCTTCTATCATCTACATCAATTCGACTAAAGAGATGTGGAATAATTAAAAGGAAATGGTTTGCCCAAAGCAATCAGCCCCGTATTTTCCAGACCCAGGAAGCTATTGCATCCTTGATACAAGAAACATCCTCTGTAAGCTCTTATTTCACTAGAATGGAAAGCTTTTGGGAAGAGATGGTTCCTTTTTGCCCATGTCTCTGCATTCATGTTGtgctatgaaaaaaaattgttgaatatTAACAAGATGATTATGTTCTACAGTTCTTGATGGGACTCAACGAATCTTATGCTCATTTACGGAGTCAGATCTTAATTTCTGATCCATTTCCTCCAATAAACAaagtttcttctcttcttcttcaacagGAAAAACAATGTGAGATTGTTTTTGACTCTTTACCTTCCAATGAAGCTGTTGTTATGTTTACTAACTGTGATTCTAGTAGTCGTGATTCTATGAAATGTTCTGTTGGCCCCAAGAATAGCAAGAAGTCTGCTACTCGCAAAGAACGCCCTTATTGTACACATTTATCGGGTCACATAGTCAATAAATGTTACAAAGTCCTTAGTTACCCACTTGGATATAAAGCAAAACCTAGAAACTCCACTACTAATCAAGCCACTGTTAGCCAATCTATTTTAGATTCGGTTTTGGTTCCAAACTTTACATTCTCTCAAGAGCAATGTCAACAGCTCCTTACATTTCTTCAATCCCATTCTAACTCATCTTTTGTGAATCAAGTAGGTACAGTTTCTTCCTCTGCACCCTCATCTTCATCTGCACCTACTCCTTCATTTTCAAGTATTTCGATTACTGCTTCCTCTCAATCTTTAGTTCTACCCGATGTTGATACAAACAAATTTTGTCAACAATCTTGGATTCTTGATTCAAGCGCAACCAATTATATGATTGGTTCactttccttattttcctctgtAACATCTTCTTTCAATATCTCTATGAAATTACCTAATTGTTATTGTACTCGAGTTACACATATTGACACAGTTAGACTTTCTGATACTTTGGTTCTAACTGATGTTATCTTCCAACCTTTACTGTTAATCTCATTCCAGTTAGCAAGTTGACTTTTCAGTTATCTTGCTTCTTATTGCTCTCACATGATTTTTGTTAGATTCAACACTTGTTCTATTAGAGGAAGATTGGAGTAGCTAAACTTTCACAAGGATTGTACCATTTACTACAAGTTCCAAGCAATTCTACTTCATATAATTTGACTTCTTTTCCTTACTGTAATTTAGTCAAAAATAGTTCTCACCTTTGGCATTGTTGCcttgaacatattttttattccagATTGCATAACTTGCCTTCTGATGTATCTTGCTTTACTAATCCTAATAACAGTCATTGTGATGTTTGTCTCTTGCCAAACAGAAaagactttctttttcattaagTACTTTAGTCTCTAACtcaatttttgaacttattcaTTGTAATGTTTGGGGTCCATTCTCAATTCCTTCATATAATggttttcaagtattttttaactattgtaGATTATTATAGTAGATGTACTTGAGTATATTTGCTTAAATCCAGGTCTGAAACTTGATCATATCtacaatcctttttttttttctttgttgaaacttagtttaatacaaaagttaaaaccatTCGTACTAATAATGCATTGGAATTTGATATGAAAACATTTTTTGCTAGTAAAGAGTTATACATCAACACAGTTGTGTTTATACTCCTCAGCAAAATGCtattgttgaaagaaaacatcaacatatATTAAATGTTGCTCAAAAAGAGGGAATTGATTACTTTTGATACTTTTTCTCCTATTACAAAACTGACCACTATTTGTTGCTTTCTTGCCTTAGCTACTATAGATAGTTAGGAGTTACATCAATTGGATGTAAACAATGCATTCCTTCACGGGAATTTAGATGAGAAAgtttacataaaacttatccCTGGTTTCTCAAAGCTTTGTGATTCTCAAGTTTGCAAGCTGCTCAAGTCTTTATATGGGCTAAAACAGGAGGAACAATGACTCTGGATACCAATTGTCACAATGGAAATGTAAGGAAAGGAGAAATTCTTATTTCGAGAGTGAGAGGCCTCCAAAGAAAgatgaagagaaggaaaaatttcttattaatattttacataaagaaAACCACTACACGTTTATTGTTCCCTTAGAAGGGATATGCCTAACATACTTTGTAAAACCAGTACTGACAACTGTTGGGATTGTCCCACATTGGTTGTGGAAGGGGGCTGATAGTTAGTTTATAAGTGTGAGCGAAAGATTCACCTCTTGAGCTAGTTTTTGAGATTGAGAGAGGTCCAAGACCATCCAACAATAGTATCAGAGCTCAGATTTACCAACAGTCAAGCCCAGTAGTTAATAGGAGAAACGAGTTGTTACTGCCTTTGACCTAGGGCACGACGTGTGAGGGGGAGATTGTTGGAGTTGTCATATATCGTGGAAGTGGTTGTTGGTAATTTTATAAGTGTGAGAGAAAGTCTTACCTCTAAAACTAGTTTTTGAGATTGTGAGGGGCCAAGACCACCCAACAACAGCTAGACACAATTGAAAATATCCCTTTGGCTACATCCAATAGGAAATTACTACAATTAAACAACTAagtaataaaaagataaaataagcTTCCAGATGACTGTCCTTCGTATTGCTGCTCTGACTCTATCAGCACCCTTAATCTAATAATCAACGGCCCACTGAATTGGGTCTTCATAAATTGACACAAGGGATATGTGGGCCAGTAGTGTATGTATAATACATGGGCTGGCCCAGACATTCATGGTGCCTGCGTTAGGTTACTTCTTAATACCAATATAGATTTATTACGTACGAATACAGAGCGACTAATACATGTAAATATGTATTCACAATTAGTTTGTCAAGCATCTTATTTCGTTACTTGACTatttatgatatataataatactatgatgtttacatatactagattgttagtttatttatattatagtataaatatattatcctataataattaactcatattagtataatattgacattaacTTTATaagtttttagattttttataggagtatatatgatcaataaaaaaaatacatatttttataaactatgtATACTAATATCGGAGTCGGAGGTATAAATCAGAGGCAGATGTCAATGTCAGAGGTGTATCGCTTTGTTTGgaatctaaactcatctcagctcatcattacaaccttttcaaatctcaatataaaatataataaacaattcaactttttcaaattctaaaataataataatattaaaaaataatattctaacaatattttatcatctcaactcaactcagttcaatatctaaacacagcctacgtatttttatatgaatgtaGGCCGTAAACATTgactgatattttttatttttttcttcttatgtaAGAGTTCTTATGTACTAAATGTACCATGGATCAGGTTCTAGCTAACTCAGAGATGTAAACTTGCATTTCTATTatcaagataaatataaaaaaatcaaccagttaaaagaatattcaaaatattcttCTAATATGATTTTGTAGGATATTGAAGATGAGTATTAATAGTGAAGAACTTGAGATAATCTCTATGTGGTGATGGATTTGTAGAAGATTGAAGGTTCATATACTGACAATGAAATTGTAGAAGATCAAAATGATTTAAACTTATTATGGAATTCGATGACTTTTCATTAGAGCACTGGCATCGGTTTCGATAAAATGAAgaaatctctaaaatttgaatgGACTGGGAGTTAAAAGGTTGGCATTGGATTCAGTAAAGATCAAAACTCAAACTTTGAGGTacagaaaatttattttcatcttcatatttaaAGGCTCGCTATTCATAAGTCTatcctattattttattacaaaatacaatagaCCACTAGTTTGAGTATaaaaattagtttatgaaatgtgtttgttgggtaattagattggaaaaaaaattagttgagaaacaataatttaagtatcaaattaaattattaatgtacatatagttagtgtaattgtaagatatgaaaaaaaattaaaaaatattattattaaaaaaataatattatattattattttgatgaatccaatatgGGGTTATAGATagagaggttttgaatttatagaaaataagtacttttcatcaaatttttaagatgactttgatgaaaccaatactAATACTTTTATACTCACACTGCGGCAATTTGACAAACACTTTTCCTTCAAATGCTCAAACCCTTCTGTTCTGCATCCAAGCTGGAAAATCAAAATTCGGCAATTGTCACAAactagcattaaaaaaaaaaagtgaagaaaagaatgaaagacgtctttaaaaaaattaattaaccataaaaaacaaaattatgtgtgtattaaacaattctacTGAAATAGTGAAGACATTTATTTGTCTCGTtatataatcttaaaatttagattAAGACTGATCATCTAGGTTTCgactaagtttttttttttttttttttttcattagaaTAATGATATCGTATAAGAAGGGATTGACCAATCACAATGCTTTGGCAAGTAGCATAGATCATATCGATGCAGCCAGGGACTGGTTTGTTTTCATgactaaaattcaaaattttgaatacctttcatttcataattataattttttcaaatctttatacaaaatataataaacaatttaactttttcaaatcttaaaataaaaataatattaaaaaatatattctaacaatattttattcaactttttaattttaactttaattcatcttattttatctcatatctaAAAACAAACGTACATAATAAAATTCGTTTTATTTCGTCCGTATAAGCTGTAAACATCatcgattaattattatttataaacaatagaggtatatatatttaataatttaattgcTGAAAGTCTTTGAAAAAGGAAGTTTAAATAATTAGTATGTATAAAATGGTGCAAACTCatgaaaatcaataaattaactTTGTCCACCATCAGAGCAGCTTCCTAGGTAAACTGATCTAcccatctttatattttttttaatttgtttggttgtttataattttatactccAAAAAAATACCACAACCGACAAAATTATGTGTGGgcacatgaataaaaaaatttataaatttcgaGTGGAAGTTACACATATGATAAACTcaattgttattaatatatatatatatatatgtatatatattattagaacTGATATGGTGCACTGACTTAATTCCACATAGGCCCTGCCT
Encoded proteins:
- the LOC121266756 gene encoding transcription factor RAX2; amino-acid sequence: MGRAPCCDKSNVKRGPWSPEEDAKLKEYIEKYGTGRNWISLPQKAGLKRCGKSCRLRWLNYLRPNIKHGDFSDDEDRIICSLFATIGSRWSIIAAQLPGRTDNDIKNYWNTKLKKKLVGMLPQAQRINLHSTLLQISTSSISSSATPSISYKGSNSSTSYYTPTTAFTEIEPFSFTSSSLRDNYSSYAAPFLQDQESYVVQQQNYLVKDIQRSFGSEASCSSSDRSSNNLISHSKEGDFEYGGGITGVGAVETCGEGQVLDLKNCFFNGAQGNQSSLLTSNGGDNVNDWMEKQNGMWEETPLDYGLEEIKQLISSTGGNSVLFDEHETQEKMLY